One part of the Acidobacteriota bacterium genome encodes these proteins:
- a CDS encoding response regulator, which yields MIALADPVPASTATRTILIVDDDLAVADTFARMLRLEGFNVATAVSAETGLELADSVLPNAIILDLRMPIVNGLQFLRHIRSKTHLQDVPVAVVTGDYFLAENTAAELKTLGASVRFKPLWLEDLVALARTLLST from the coding sequence GTGATTGCCTTGGCCGACCCCGTCCCGGCAAGCACCGCCACCCGGACCATTCTCATCGTGGATGATGACCTGGCGGTCGCGGACACGTTCGCCCGCATGCTGAGGCTGGAGGGTTTCAACGTGGCGACCGCTGTCAGCGCCGAAACCGGGCTGGAACTCGCCGACAGCGTCCTGCCGAACGCCATCATCCTCGACCTGCGGATGCCCATTGTCAACGGGCTCCAGTTCCTGCGCCACATCCGTTCAAAGACGCACCTGCAGGACGTGCCGGTGGCCGTGGTGACCGGGGATTATTTTCTCGCGGAGAACACGGCGGCAGAGCTGAAAACGCTGGGGGCATCGGTCCGGTTCAAGCCGCTGTGGCTGGAAGACCTCGTTGCGCTCGCGCGCACCCTGCTTTCCACCTGA